The Pangasianodon hypophthalmus isolate fPanHyp1 chromosome 20, fPanHyp1.pri, whole genome shotgun sequence genomic sequence CTGCCTCTAGCCGAATCTTGTTTGTCTGACTGGGTTTTATCCATTTGATTATATACTGGAGTTGGTTAGTGAGGTAATATTGTGGCTGACTGTTTTTAATGAATCAGTTTGATCTGGGTTGATTTATTGAAGGAATAACTGGTTCATTTCTATTAGTTGGGTCTTGCTTATTATTGGTCAAGCACTGAAGGGGTGAAGACCCCCCTTGTATTTGTTATTTAAGGGCCAGTCATCGCAGGTGTGTAGGCACCtattgcttcttcttctttttccgcTCTTGAGTCtctggcagcccatagaaccgtaCATCagaaagttatgaaatttggcacacagatAGAGGACAGTATGAAATGTTACCATAGCAAATTTGGAGTCGCTATTTCAAGCCCTCTAGTGCCACCAACAGGTCAAAGTTTCAGTCATGTTTATGCTACTATCTTTTGAAATAAAGTAAAGGCTAGAAAGAAACTTCTTTTTTCCTCGGATATCTGCCCAActagattttctgccattttgaattttctgaaaaacataCTTCTTCAAACTCCTCTTTCAGACCACGTGGACAAAAAGTTATGGAATTCAAGTCGATTAGTCAAATCGTTCTTGAATAACGCACAACTGACTTCGCAGACGAGCATGCCAAAATGTACATGAGACTATATCTCCGTAACACTTTAGCATTTCAAACTAGTGATGGGAAGTTTGGATCATTTTACCAACTCGGACCTTTGAGTCTCAttcagcaaaatgaacgaatcTTTTTTTCGagtcattttgttcatttagttcattttagcaaaatataattaaaatgttatgtgTTACAcgagagatgaactaatcaattctctttccggctCAGACTGCATTGGTTAAGCTTATGGGGCTGTCACGTGATGATCGAACGACTCAAACCCGAAGACTCGAAACAGGTGAACTAATTCCAGTACAGAACCCATAGGATGTTGCGAATGCGCGACTGAACGAATCGCTTGCCGAGACGACTCGTTCTTCCCGAGTCACATTAAAGATTTGTTCAAAATGAACGAATCGTTCAAGAACGACCCATCACTATTTCAAACCAAACTTAGTACACGTCATAGACATCATGACTTGAGGGTACCTGCCCAGTTTCGGAACAGCACCACCCAGTGCTCACaagatatgaaaaaagcatattttcatataacttgTGAATGGTTTGTAATAAAATCTTGAAACTGGTCTCCATAGATTCTCTGCGGCATACCAAGTTGAATGATATCAAATGTTCctatgtcagccattttgtgtgtcagccattttgaatttagaCGTAAAATGCAGTATTTTACAAATGTCTTGGTGTGTCATTATGAAAATCGTTATGCGTCATAGGCACCATGCCATGAAGGTATACAGAAAGTTTCAGGGCAGCACCGCCTTGTGGTCAAAAATTATAAttcaaaaaatgctaatagCTTTTGATTCCTTTTGTTGATTGTCATGAGGTCTTGATAGATTCCTTGGATCATGCCGAGAATAATGACCAGTTATGTCATGGTCAGCCAAACTTGCTGTCTGCCCTTTTGAATTTCCTGAAAAATCTACTTTTTCAAACTCCTCCTAGACTGTTCGTCCAATTTTCATGGAAATCAAATTTGATTAGACCATCAAATTTGACTTGAATCATCTTCCATCCATGCCAGCAATAAGTTATGGATTTCATGTTGCTAGACCAAACTGAACTGTTGGTCATGCTCTGATGCTTCCTCAGCACCTACTTTGCCTATGTTGGTATTGACTCtataattgctgcttgcagctatatttatttttgtgtctatTTTGATTAGTGATTCAGGACAGTAACTAGAAGGTAATGTGGGGTCTTTATTGGGTTTTAGGTGAAGTGATATACTGGTGGTATTCATCTCTGTTGGTAGTGTCATATTCTGTTTAATTTCAGAAAATAATCTGTTAAATAGTAGAGCCAAAATAGTCCAGAACTGTTTATAGAATTCGGCCGGAAAACCATCAGGACCTGGCACTTTTTTATTAGGCATGTTGTTAAGGACCTTGCAGATCTCTTCTGGTTCTACTGGTTTGTCTATGGAATTTGCGTTTTCTTCAGTTAATTTTTGTTGGTTGATATTATTTAGGAAATTAGTGATGTCTTCCATGTGTGGATCTGCAAGTGATGAGTACGGGTCTTGAAAGAATGATCTAAATGTGTTATTAATTGCCTCTGGGATTTGTATGGTCTTTCCTGCTTTTTGATAATTGggattgttgttttttctttatttcattttaagagGTTTGCTAGGCATTTTGcaggtttattattaaattcagaGTTTTCATGCCTGAGTCTTTGTAGTAGGAATTGAGTTTTTGTGTTTATAAGGTCATTGTATTCTAGTTTGAGTTTCCTTAATTCCGTTTCTGTGCATTCTGTGGGGTTGATTGCTATTAGTTTCTCTAATTCCCTAATCTTTTGTTCTAATTTACTTtgattttcaatatttttctttttcttacatGATGCATAAGATATGAGCAGGTGAAGGTAGATGCAGTTGGTCAGTGCAGCCATGAGTAGCTTGTAGAAAGTGGGCTAGCATGTGATTGGATGGTAGTTCTTTGGGTCCTTTGTGTCCTTTCCTTTTGAGAGTAGGAAGGTGGTTCCAGATATTAATGACTGTATCCTAGATTGTATCATTTATGGCCCTGGCCCTGAATGTAGGGCAGAGAGTTACTTGAGCCAGAATCTTGCAGCTTGTCTGGGCCAGGTGACTTCCATTTGTGAAGTCTGTTTGATGACTTTAGCTATCTCTTCAAATGTGAAGTGTGACTGAGACTTATGTGCTTGTGGTTCTTTTCTCCTTCGCAATACAAGACGCCTTATCAGTGTGGACTACTATGAGGCTGGAGGTGAACAGTGACAAATTTCTCaatgttatatttacttttaagtTATATAAAAAACTTTATACACTTTTAGCACGAGTCAAACATAAGTCCCGCATAAACTtctaaaaaattaatacaaaaatggCTAGTAgtacactactgctcaacattttcacactatgcAGAATTTACCGCAGATCTGTAGTGTAGTGACGTCCATTATACAGCGTGCGTGGGCTCACATCTTGCAGTGCTGAAATGCGGCTTAAAATCAATGCCTGTATGCTCcgcttgatgtaagtcacactctAAAAATGGTAAGCAGTAAGCAGAAATTAATTTTGGTGGGAcgaggaaatatacaaaataaaatcacaactgtacaattaaactgataagtgTGATGCACTCGTGTATTTCAGGTGGATGTCAGACCATAGTAGGAGCAGTGATgacaaatttgttatttaatcatttaaggcaccAGTAAACAGTCTTTCAATAATAACATtgtcataaaatacatttatgacagttccactgaaaaaggttaaaataatgttaataatcagggaaaattacaccttatattttaaattctgatctacttttcttttgcaCTAAACTCCAGCAGGCTACTTCACCAGCTCTCACCTCCATACCTGTGCTTGTAGCTATATGactagtagctttcaaacaggaTGAATGCAATTCCTTTCCTATTTCTCATCACAGCAGCTGGTGTCTAATAAAATGTGACTAAACAAAGGAAtgggttcatttaaaaaaaaaaaaaaaacttgtattaTAATCAGTAGGCCTATAAGAAATTTTATTAGCTAATAGTGCATACACTTTAATAGGTCCTATTGTAATTTCAGAGCTTAGGTTATTGTTATTAATCAatagaatatgttaaatatatattattattactcttataataataaaaaaatcatagacTTTGATTATAGCCTTTCAGGGTGTCACAAACATGCTGATGTGGCCcaggcagaatttgagtttgaaaCCTCTGACCCCTGAAAATGTGAGGTgcggcctccatggatcagactttttgtccagcacatctcaCAGATGTTTGATCGGATtggggaatttgaaggccaagtcaacaccttgaactctttgtcacgTTCCTCAAACCaaattcctgaacaatttttgcacatcagtgagccttgggtgcccaaaccctgtcgctggttcaccggttggtCTTCGTTGGACCacatttggtaggtactaatcactgcataccaggaacacccccacaagacctgccattttggagatgctctgacccagtcatctatccatcacaatttggcaTAAATCAAAGTTGCTCTGAttcttatgcttgcccatttttccagCTTCCAACATATCaccttcgagaactgactgttgctgcctaatatatcccaccccttgacaggttccactgtaacaagataatcaatgttactcacttcacctgtcagtggttttaatgttatggctaatcggTGTATATACctaacataacataaacataagGGAAACTTTATGTTGAATCCCTTTGCATAGCAAGCTGTTTAAACTAGAATGCCTGTGTATCTATCTCTGTGAGAAAATCTAAGCGCTAACACAGCTCTCTATTTCTGGAGTTTGCTATGCTGGTGGTGATTTGCtgactaagaaaaaaaagacaatgtgaGACCACTGActggtcatttttttatttagtagcCGATGGTGTCTGCCTGAATAGCTTTAAAACATTATAGAGTTTACAAAAAATATCTATGAAAATTCAGAATGCCAACAAATCACCATTgtaatcacaaaaaaattaagtatGTATGAGCCAGTTTTTACTCAAATCAAAGCCAGGGATCATTCAACTCAAAGACTAAGACAAATGTTGAGACTTAGGTGGCCCACCACCTAAAACAAGTTATGGGTAGAAAGCACTGAGTAAACATTGTGCAtaaatgactgtatatacagtccataagtatttggacagtgacacaattttcgtaattctgcctctgtacaccatcacaatttatttgaaatgaagcaatcaagatgtgactgaagtgtagactttcagctttaattcaaggggtttgacaaaaatattacattaaccttttaggaattacagccatttgatgagtccctccatttttacaggctcaaaagtaattggacaattgactaatAAGCAGTTTCAGGGAAAGCTGTGGCGTGatactgtgttattttatgacaaattaaggagataaaaggtctggagttgataccaagtgttgaatttgcatttgatagctgttcatgggaaatCTCAAtttgcggtccaaagaggtgtcaatgcaattgaaagaggccatcattaggctgtaAAACAGGCCTAtcagagagaaagcagaaacttttggagtggccaaatcaacaatttggtacattcttaaaaagaaagcatGCACTAGCAAGCTCAGAAACAcgaaaaggcctgggagaccacagaagacaactaaagtagatgaatgcagaattctttccatgttgaagaaaaaccccttcacaacatctagccaagccaaaaacactctggaggaggtagacatattattgtcaaagtctacaatcaagagatgccttcatgaatgtaaatacaggcaGTTTACTTCAAGATATAAACCACTGGTAATATTCAAGAagagaaaggccagattagagcttgtttttaaaaaaaaaaaaaaaaaaaaaaaaaagcctgaccagttctgatgcaagattgggtcactggtgtttattgacaatgtgactgctgatagaagtagcagaaTGTATTCTGAAGCGTATAGAGCTATaatttctgctcagattcagtcaagtgctgcaaaactgataggatggtacagatggataatgacccaaaacataccatgaAAACACCCCAAGAGCTTCTCAAGGCAAAGacattaaatgttcttaaatgtcagATGACCTCAACCCATGAGCATGCTTTACACTTaaacttactgaagacaaaactgaaggcagaaagacccaacAACAAGCAGccactgaaggcagctgcagtaaaggcctggcaaagggaggaaactcagcatttggtgatgtccatgggttccagatttcaggcaaaATGTAGggactgttatttaaaaaaaaaaaaaaaaaaaaaaaaaggctgtaattcctaaacggttaaggcaatattttttgttaaacccctggaattaaagctgaaagtctacgcttcaatcacatcttgattgcttcatttcaaatccactgtagtgatgtacagaggcaaaattatgaaaattgtgtcactttcCAAATACTTATGGCCCTGACTCTAGTTAAAAATCTGCACATGTTCATCCAGTCCCTATTAGGCCTCACTCACGTGGGGTGGGCAGCACATCCACCaagcaaacacaaatacacatactgGCATAAACGTGCTcctttgtttagtttgtttttgaTACATTGGGACACCCTGCAGTTTCCTGCCTGTTGCAAATGTTGCAAATCCAAACAAGCAAATGGTTCCTGTGTTCAGGTGGATTGCTTATGCAAGTGAGCCTGACATTAAAGTGCTTTTTCAGACTACTGCTGTAGCAGTGACAGCTGGAGTGTTGGTGTTCTCAACTGTTGCTCTACTAGGATACTTGTACCTTGGCAAAAAGAAGAAACCACTGGTCACCTTGCTTGACCCCTCTGAAAAATACAAACTGAGACTTATTGACAAAGAGGTACTGCACCATCTATAAATTTTTCACTgactatttgtttttctttttctgtaactCACTGAATGTGGCATTTCAATgcctagactttttttttttaataagatacatacaccatatggccaaaggtttgtggatacctgaccatcacacccaaatgtgggccttccctaaactgttgtcacaaagttggaagtgcACAATTGTATATGATGGCTTTGTATGCTGTACCATTACGAAGCGTGGGccatttgccaaggttggagtggaagaacttgattGGCCTGCAAAAAGCCCTGAATTCAACCCAACTGAAGGCTcactgacatcagtgcctgacctcactaatgctcttgtggctgaatgggcaaatccccacattCATACTCCAAAAGCCTtaccagaagagtggaggttgttataacagcaaagggggactaaatctggaatgtgacagcacatatgggtgtgatagtcaggtgtccacaaacctttggccatatgtGGTAGATGCATTTTGTGTCATTCTGTTGTGCTGTACAAAATGTTTCTGTCTCAGGTTATTAGCCACGATACACGCAGGTTTCGTTTTGCCCTGCCAAGCCCACAGCATGTCCTAGGCCTGCCTGTAGGTAAGTGTTGACATTGTACcactttttataaaaatgtcttgTCACACTGTAGTTTTGTGACAAAACACCTCTTGTATTTCAAAGGAAAACATGTGTACCTCTCTGCCCGGATTGATGGAGACCTGATTGTGCGTCCTTACACTCCTGTCTCCAGTGATGATGACAAGGGATTTGTTGATCTGGTTGTTAAGGTAATGTTCACTCATTTCTACAAGCTGATCTCAACTCAGTGTtcatgtgtatattatatataccaTATAGTAATAGAAATTTAATAGGTTTACATTACTTTACAGATCTACTTTAAGAATGTTAACCCTAAGTTTCCCGAAGGAGGAAAGATGTCTCAGTACCTAGAGAGCTTGAAGCTTGGAGATGTGATTAATGTTAGAGGACCAGGAGGCTTACTCGAATACAAAGGGAATGGTAAGACTTATTACTATTTATGTGGATAAAAGTGGTCTAATTGAATATTCCAAAGCACTGTGCCCTCACTTTATACGTGCATTCCTAACTAACAGGGCAGTTTGCCATACAGGCTGATAAGAAGTCCCCAGCTGAAATCAAGAAGGCCAGTTCACTGGGTCTCATCGCTGGTGGAACaggtacagtatatacaatacATGTACTATGTATTTTGCTTTCTGTACAAAGAAACAGAGTGAATGATTTTGGAGCTGAATGTTTTACGGCAAGTCCTCATTCTCCATTTATATAGGCATCACCCCTATGCTGCAGCTAATCCGTGAC encodes the following:
- the LOC113539578 gene encoding NADH-cytochrome b5 reductase 3 isoform X1; this translates as MTYAMTTAVAVTAGVLVFSTVALLGYLYLGKKKKPLVTLLDPSEKYKLRLIDKEVISHDTRRFRFALPSPQHVLGLPVGKHVYLSARIDGDLIVRPYTPVSSDDDKGFVDLVVKIYFKNVNPKFPEGGKMSQYLESLKLGDVINVRGPGGLLEYKGNGQFAIQADKKSPAEIKKASSLGLIAGGTGITPMLQLIRDIMKSPSDSTKCRLLFANQTEKDILLRDELEEIQARHPDKFKLWFTVDQAPADWEYSLGFIDADMIQEHLPDPSDDCMILMCGPPPMIQFACNPNLDKLGYRQNQRFTY
- the LOC113539578 gene encoding NADH-cytochrome b5 reductase 1 isoform X2; the encoded protein is MTYAMVISHDTRRFRFALPSPQHVLGLPVGKHVYLSARIDGDLIVRPYTPVSSDDDKGFVDLVVKIYFKNVNPKFPEGGKMSQYLESLKLGDVINVRGPGGLLEYKGNGQFAIQADKKSPAEIKKASSLGLIAGGTGITPMLQLIRDIMKSPSDSTKCRLLFANQTEKDILLRDELEEIQARHPDKFKLWFTVDQAPADWEYSLGFIDADMIQEHLPDPSDDCMILMCGPPPMIQFACNPNLDKLGYRQNQRFTY